A single window of Planktothrix serta PCC 8927 DNA harbors:
- a CDS encoding HhoA/HhoB/HtrA family serine endopeptidase: MKSTSDKENRQNPLRTVFLLLIGGGVALLGDRWLATRNASIVQPSTPQPLAQVSPSASGNANNNGSSPPNPTAWLGQKANLAAALKPVDSNFIVNAVNEVGPAVVRINASRQVARRGFDQFGDGFPEEFFGAESPKRRSNRPIEQGTGSGFILSANGVIMTNSHVVEGTDRVQVVLKDGRRFDGKVLGSDSVTDVAVIKINADNLPSVKIGDSEALSPGEWAIAIGNPLGLDNSVTVGIISATGRSSSDVGVPDKRIGFIQTDAAINPGNSGGPLLNARGEVVGMNTAIISGAQGLGFAIPINKAQQIAQQLATTGRAEHAYLGIEMVTLSPELRQELQETPDLEFLITQDNGVLIVNVIPSSPAMKSGLKPGDIIVKIDDKPITKSDAVQELVQNQNVGTPMKVELNRKGQPLTLEVKTGNMPEQIQG; encoded by the coding sequence ATGAAGAGTACATCTGACAAAGAAAATCGCCAAAACCCCCTCCGTACTGTTTTCTTATTACTGATCGGAGGCGGGGTTGCCTTACTCGGTGATCGCTGGTTAGCCACCCGCAACGCTTCAATTGTTCAACCGTCAACACCTCAACCTCTGGCTCAAGTTTCCCCCTCTGCTTCTGGTAATGCCAATAATAACGGGAGTTCTCCCCCCAACCCGACTGCTTGGTTAGGTCAAAAAGCTAATTTAGCAGCAGCGTTAAAACCTGTAGACTCTAACTTTATTGTCAATGCCGTTAATGAAGTTGGGCCAGCCGTGGTTCGGATCAATGCCTCTCGTCAAGTAGCTCGTCGAGGATTTGATCAGTTTGGGGACGGTTTTCCAGAGGAATTTTTTGGGGCTGAATCTCCTAAACGCCGTTCTAATCGACCAATTGAGCAAGGGACGGGTTCAGGGTTCATTCTGTCTGCTAATGGCGTGATTATGACCAACTCTCACGTTGTTGAGGGAACTGATCGGGTACAAGTAGTTTTAAAAGATGGCCGTCGGTTTGATGGAAAAGTCCTAGGATCGGATTCTGTAACTGATGTTGCTGTAATTAAAATTAATGCGGATAATTTGCCCAGTGTGAAAATTGGCGATTCTGAGGCATTATCTCCTGGGGAATGGGCGATCGCTATTGGCAATCCATTAGGATTAGATAACTCAGTTACAGTGGGAATTATTAGTGCTACAGGACGTTCTAGTAGTGATGTTGGCGTTCCCGATAAACGGATTGGTTTTATTCAAACTGATGCAGCAATTAACCCTGGAAATTCAGGGGGGCCACTGCTTAATGCTAGAGGGGAAGTTGTGGGAATGAATACCGCAATTATTAGTGGCGCTCAAGGTTTGGGATTTGCTATTCCGATTAATAAAGCTCAACAAATTGCCCAACAATTAGCCACAACCGGACGCGCTGAACACGCTTATTTAGGGATTGAAATGGTCACACTCAGCCCCGAATTGCGTCAAGAATTGCAAGAAACTCCTGATTTAGAATTCCTGATTACTCAAGATAACGGGGTTTTAATTGTTAATGTTATTCCGAGTTCTCCTGCAATGAAATCTGGATTAAAACCCGGAGATATTATTGTAAAAATTGATGATAAACCGATTACAAAATCCGATGCGGTTCAAGAATTAGTTCAAAATCAAAATGTGGGGACACCGATGAAAGTAGAGTTAAATCGTAAAGGACAACCCCTGACTTTAGAAGTAAAAACAGGTAATATGCCTGAACAAATTCAGGGGTAA
- the def gene encoding peptide deformylase has translation MSEILAISELGNPVLRGYAHPIQNIWEERIQTLIDNLITTASQANGVGIAAPQVGVSDRLFIIASRPTLRYPNAPLMEPTAMINPKIIQHSNETVKDWEGCLSVPGIRGLVPRYQALEVEYTSREGKLCHQELTDFVARIFQHELDHLEGIVFLDRVESTQELITEAEYQKRDIAIPNRL, from the coding sequence ATGAGTGAAATTTTAGCGATTTCGGAATTAGGAAATCCGGTTTTACGGGGTTATGCTCATCCGATTCAAAATATTTGGGAGGAGCGAATTCAAACCTTAATTGATAATTTAATCACAACGGCTTCTCAAGCTAATGGAGTCGGTATTGCTGCCCCTCAAGTGGGGGTTAGCGATCGCTTATTTATTATCGCTTCTCGTCCCACATTGCGCTATCCTAACGCACCCCTTATGGAACCGACAGCGATGATTAATCCTAAAATTATTCAGCATTCTAACGAAACTGTTAAGGACTGGGAAGGCTGTTTAAGTGTCCCTGGAATTCGGGGATTAGTCCCCCGTTATCAAGCCCTAGAAGTTGAATATACCAGTCGAGAAGGGAAACTCTGTCATCAAGAATTAACGGATTTTGTGGCTCGGATTTTTCAACATGAACTTGATCATCTTGAGGGAATTGTATTTTTAGATCGGGTTGAAAGTACCCAGGAGCTAATTACAGAAGCCGAATATCAAAAACGTGATATAGCAATCCCAAATAGGTTGTAA